One part of the cyanobiont of Ornithocercus magnificus genome encodes these proteins:
- a CDS encoding high light inducible protein codes for MCPLLEFWGFAQASKLPTNQPGSARQLIFTLRYDSTIPRERPVSEPKFGFVAFAETWNGRLAMMGFIIGLGTELLTGQGILSQIGLA; via the coding sequence ATGTGCCCGTTGCTCGAGTTTTGGGGGTTTGCACAAGCCTCAAAGCTGCCCACAAATCAACCGGGCAGCGCCCGTCAATTGATCTTTACATTACGTTATGATTCCACCATTCCACGTGAGAGACCCGTGTCTGAACCCAAATTCGGCTTTGTTGCCTTTGCTGAGACCTGGAATGGTCGTCTAGCGATGATGGGCTTCATCATCGGTCTGGGTACTGAGTTGCTCACAGGTCAGGGCATTCTTTCCCAGATCGGTCTTGCCTGA